The following are encoded in a window of Caldicellulosiruptor danielii genomic DNA:
- a CDS encoding ABC transporter substrate-binding protein, whose protein sequence is MKKFNVAVIIIMSMFLLNLLFFQNIFISQSQAASQKITLTFMNWANPGERERFIKFNEYFMKKNPDIQIKYITVSSDYDYKLLTMLASNSVPDVFYVGDGAIRQTIKSGKLEPLNSYFRKGKVILKKEDFDDVLFRIAEYKGKIYGIPVDCNPMVIHYNMSIISKLGLESPQKLYDAGKWTWDEFYKIAKKAREKGYYGYVLDSGWWGPIMPWFATVYKDGREPVLTDLKNKKSLLDRPEYIEVIKFLVRGIKDRSFTYAGSLPQGQTSDGMFLSGRLVFGAWGRWQVPNFKKAKFSWDVVPYPTKYGNKNAKTYIAQAVISMSSSSKHKEQAWRFIASFTNRDGQKFRLESQGNAVPAIKGIDYLVTQDKVPAHAEYYVRGRENGFPIDFYIQEAGANSTALQELEKIFVLKADPEQQMKKIAKYITQQYRKNLKGY, encoded by the coding sequence ATGAAAAAATTTAATGTTGCTGTAATTATAATAATGTCCATGTTTTTATTAAATTTACTATTCTTTCAAAACATTTTCATTTCTCAGTCACAGGCTGCTTCTCAAAAAATCACTCTTACGTTTATGAACTGGGCAAACCCAGGCGAAAGGGAAAGATTTATTAAGTTCAATGAGTATTTCATGAAAAAGAATCCGGACATTCAGATCAAGTATATTACAGTAAGCTCAGATTATGATTACAAGCTACTCACAATGCTTGCCAGCAATAGTGTACCTGACGTGTTTTATGTTGGTGATGGTGCAATTCGACAGACTATTAAAAGTGGGAAATTAGAACCCTTAAATAGCTATTTTAGGAAGGGAAAAGTAATTCTTAAGAAAGAGGATTTTGATGACGTACTTTTCAGAATTGCTGAGTATAAAGGAAAAATTTACGGTATTCCTGTCGACTGTAACCCCATGGTTATCCATTATAACATGAGTATTATTTCTAAATTAGGTTTAGAATCACCTCAAAAATTGTACGATGCAGGTAAATGGACATGGGATGAATTTTATAAAATTGCTAAAAAGGCAAGAGAAAAAGGATATTATGGGTATGTACTTGATAGTGGTTGGTGGGGACCTATTATGCCTTGGTTTGCAACTGTCTATAAAGATGGAAGGGAACCTGTATTGACAGATTTAAAAAACAAAAAATCGTTATTAGATAGACCAGAATACATTGAAGTTATTAAATTCCTTGTGAGAGGAATAAAAGACAGATCATTTACTTATGCAGGCTCATTGCCGCAAGGTCAGACTTCAGATGGAATGTTTCTAAGTGGTAGATTGGTATTTGGTGCGTGGGGGCGATGGCAAGTACCAAATTTCAAGAAAGCAAAATTTAGTTGGGATGTAGTGCCTTATCCCACTAAGTATGGTAATAAAAATGCAAAAACATATATAGCTCAGGCAGTAATTTCTATGTCTTCGAGCTCAAAGCATAAAGAACAAGCTTGGAGATTTATTGCTTCATTTACTAACCGAGATGGGCAAAAATTCAGACTTGAAAGTCAAGGAAATGCTGTTCCTGCAATAAAAGGTATTGATTATCTGGTTACGCAAGATAAAGTTCCTGCTCATGCAGAATACTATGTAAGAGGTAGAGAAAACGGATTCCCTATAGACTTTTATATTCAAGAAGCTGGAGCAAATTCTACAGCATTACAAGAGCTTGAAAAGATTTTTGTATTAAAGGCTGATCCTGAACAGCAAATGAAAAAGATTGCAAAATATATAACACAGCAGTATCGAAAAAATCTTAAAGGATATTAA
- a CDS encoding helix-turn-helix domain-containing protein: MDVGKRIRELRERYKISQCELARLANIGQSTLSDIERGIKQPTITTIENICRAFNMSLSEFFSEEKPEFPPEIQDLLKQTSKLTPEQIKKLSDFLSSL; the protein is encoded by the coding sequence ATGGATGTAGGAAAAAGAATCAGAGAATTGAGAGAAAGATACAAAATTAGTCAATGTGAATTAGCAAGATTAGCAAACATCGGACAATCAACATTATCAGACATCGAAAGGGGAATAAAACAGCCAACAATCACTACAATTGAAAATATTTGTAGAGCTTTTAATATGAGCTTATCAGAATTTTTTTCTGAGGAAAAACCAGAATTTCCTCCTGAAATCCAAGACTTATTGAAACAGACATCAAAACTTACCCCAGAACAAATAAAGAAACTCAGTGATTTTCTAAGCTCGTTATAA
- a CDS encoding helix-turn-helix domain-containing protein, whose protein sequence is MLSEKLRELRKKNGFTQPQLAERLSLSPSTIGMYEQGRRLPDIETLQKIAEFFGVSLEFSLTKEDNSKNNQKYFEKQKDVAKIMEDLIVELENSKEVIVFNGEILNDHTKNYLKELLTIVLQYGKIINEN, encoded by the coding sequence ATGCTCTCAGAGAAGTTAAGAGAACTACGAAAAAAGAACGGATTTACTCAACCACAATTAGCTGAAAGACTAAGTCTCAGTCCTTCTACTATCGGAATGTATGAACAGGGAAGAAGGTTGCCAGATATTGAAACTCTTCAAAAAATAGCTGAATTCTTTGGAGTCTCATTAGAATTTTCCCTTACCAAAGAAGACAATAGCAAAAACAATCAAAAATATTTCGAAAAGCAAAAAGATGTTGCAAAAATTATGGAAGACTTAATTGTTGAACTTGAAAATTCTAAAGAAGTAATTGTTTTTAATGGCGAAATATTGAATGATCATACAAAGAATTATCTTAAAGAGCTCCTTACAATCGTACTTCAATATGGAAAGATAATTAATGAAAATTGA